The Vigna unguiculata cultivar IT97K-499-35 chromosome 6, ASM411807v1, whole genome shotgun sequence genome contains a region encoding:
- the LOC114186994 gene encoding O-glucosyltransferase rumi homolog: protein MVLRSKHTPRSPSYLLPCVLALSLFSLTGLLLYKVDDVISRTGTVVGHNLEPTPWHVFPHKPFDEETRQQRAYKILQCSYLTCRYAAADSGEARRKFPGGGGECPDFFGAIRRDLEPWMESRITEGHVAGAQRLAAFRVVIVDGKMFVDWYYACVQSRAMFTLWGLLQLMKRYPGKVPDVDMMFDCMDKPTVNRIEYQGMPVPLFRYCTTKEHFDIPFPDWSFWGWSEINIRPWNEEFPDIKRGSQRISWRNRVPRAYWKGNPDVSSPIRVELLSCNHSRKWGAQIMRQDWDEAARDGFKESRLADQCHHRYKIYAEGYAWSVSLKYILACDSVALLIAPQYEDFFSRGLVPEHNFWPVDPLKLCPSIKYAVEWGNQHLEEAEAIGRRGQEFMESLTIDRIYEYMFHLIYEYSKLQDFKPTPPPTSLEVCEESLLCFADEKQRAFLRRSTASPAPTPPCNLKPPP, encoded by the exons ATGGTACTCCGTTCCAAACACACCCCTCGTTCCCCCTCGTACTTACTTCCCTGTGTTCTTGCTCTCTCCCTTTTCTCCCTCACCGGCCTTCTCCTCTACAAG GTTGACGACGTCATTTCACGGACCGGAACGGTGGTGGGTCACAACCTAGAACCGACGCCGTGGCACGTTTTCCCTCACAAGCCCTTTGACGAGGAGACTCGCCAGCAGCGTGCGTACAAAATCCTGCAGTGCTCCTACTTGACGTGCCGTTATGCGGCCGCAGACAGCGGTGAAGCACGGCGGAAGTTCCCCGGCGGCGGGGGGGAGTGTCCGGACTTTTTCGGAGCGATCCGGAGGGACCTGGAGCCGTGGATGGAGAGCCGAATCACGGAGGGGCACGTGGCGGGGGCGCAGCGGCTCGCGGCGTTCAGAGTAGTGATTGTTGACGGGAAGATGTTTGTGGATTGGTACTATGCGTGTGTGCAGAGTAGGGCGATGTTCACTCTGTGGGGTTTGTTGCAGCTTATGAAGAGATACCCTGGAAAGGTTCCTGATGTGGATATGATGTTTGATTGCATGGATAAGCCAACTGTTAACAGGATTGAATACCAAGGAATGCCTGTGCCTCTCTTTCGGTATTGCACCACAAAGGAACACTTTGACATCCCTTTTCCGGATTGGTCTTTCTGGGGTTG GTCAGAGATAAACATACGACCCTGGAATGAAGAGTTCCCAGATATTAAGAGAGGTTCTCAAAGGATTAGTTGGAGAAATAGGGTACCACGGGCATACTGGAAAGGAAACCCAGATGTTTCATCTCCTATTCGTGTTGAGTTACTAAGCTGTAATCATTCTAGGAAATGGGGAGCACAAATTATGCGTCAG GATTGGGATGAAGCAGCTAGGGATGGCTTTAAGGAGTCAAGACTTGCTGATCAGTGTCATCACCG GTATAAGATCTATGCTGAAGGGTATGCATGGTCTGTGAGTTTGAAATATATTCTGGCTTGTGATTCTGTTGCATTACTTATAGCACCCCAGTATGAAGATTTTTTCAGCCGTGGCCTTGTTCCAGAGCATAACTTTTGGCCTGTTGATCCCTTAAAACTATGTCCATCTATAAAGTATGCCGTagaatggggaaatcaacactTAGAAGag GCAGAGGCTATAGGGAGAAGAGGACAGGAATTTATGGAAAGCTTGACCATTGATCGAATTTATGAATACATGTTCCACCTTATTTATGAGTACTCAAAACTTCAAGACTTCAAGCCTACTCCACCACCAACTTCGCTGGAAGTTTGTGAAGAATCTCTGCTTTGCTTTGCTGATGAGAAGCAGAGGGCGTTTCTCCGTAGATCAACTGCATCCCCTGCGCCAACCCCTCCCTGCAATCTCAAGCCTCCTCCATAG